From Halomarina ordinaria:
TGCCGTGGTCACCGGGGACGTCCCGCCCGAGTCGCTCGCGGTCGGGGCGCCCGCCGAGTGTTCCGCGCTCCCCGAGCGACTGCGGGGACGAAACCGGCTCTGACCATGGGGCGAGTACCCATCGCGGAGCCGCAAATCGGCCGCGAGGAACGCGAGCGCGTCGCCGCCGTCCTCGAGAGCGGGATGCTCGCCGACGGACCGGCTGTGCGGGCGTTCGAGCGGGAGTTCGCGGCGTTCTGTGACGCCGCCCACGGCGTCGCGACGTCCAACGGGACGACGGCGCTCCACGCGGCGCTCAGGGCGCTCGACGTCGGCGAGGGGAGCCGCGTGCTCACGACTCCGTTCAGTTTCGTCGCGACGGCCAACGCGGCGCGGCTCGTCGGGGCCCGCGTCGGGTTCGTCGACATCGACCCGGAGACGTACACCATCGACCCGGAGGCGCTGGAGGCGTGCCTCCGGGCCGGCGAGGAGGTGACGGCGGTCGTCGCGGTCCACCTCTACGGGTTGCCGGCGGAGATGCCCCGACTCCTGGAACTCGCGGAACGGTACGACTTCGCGCTGGTCGAGGACGCCGCACAGGCCCACGGCGCGACGGTCGACGGCGACCCGGTCGGCGCGCTCGGCGACGTGGGGTGCTTCTCGTTCTACCCGACGAAGAACATGACCACCGGTGAGGGCGGGATGATAACGACCGACCGCGACGACGTCGCCGAACGGGCCGCCGCGTTCGTCGACCACGGCCGAACGAGCGGCTACGAGCACGCGACGGTCGGGCACAACTTCCGGATGACGAGCATCGCCGCCGCCATCGGCCGCGTCCAGCTCGAACGGCTCCCCGGCTACACCGAGGCCCGACGACGCAACGCCGCCGTCCTCACGGAGGCGCTGGCGGGCGGACCCCTCGACACCCCCACGGTTCCGGCGGGGCGGGGCCACGTCTTTCACCAGTACACCGTCCGCTGCGACGACCGCGACGCCCTCGCCCGGTTCCTCGACGACCGGGACATCGACGCGCGGGTCTACTACCCCATCCCGATCCACCACCAGCGGCCCTATCGGCACGTGGCGGCGTCGGTCCCCCACGCCGACCGAGCCGCGGAGACGGTCCTCTCGCTCCCCGTCCACCCGGGCGTCTCGACGGACACGGCGACGAGAATCGCGGCGACCGTCCGCGCGTTCGTCGACGCCGGGTGACGGACTTTCACGGTTCCGAGATGGTGTACTTAATCTGATAATATCGTATAACTCGACAATACTTAGGACGGTTCGTCGGTTATCCGCCCTCATGTCCGCGGGGAACAGTCTGGTCGAGTACGTACGACGGGCGACGGTCGGCGTTCCCCTCGACATCGCGGGTGGCGTCGGGTACGCGCTGGTCTGTTTCGGCGCCGTGAGCGTGTTCGGCGGGGCGGGATCACCGGTCCTCCTCGCGGCGGTCCTGCCGCTGTTGCTGTTCGTCCCGGGGTACATGGTGGTCGCCGCGCTCTTCCCCTGGCGGGACGGGTTGGCCGACGACGGCCCGTCGTCGGACCTCCCGCTTGGTCACCGGCTGTTCTACTCGTTCACGGCGAGTCTCGTCGTCGCCCCCCTGTTCGTCAACGTCCTCGTCTACGCGACCGGCGGCCTCGACCGGGACGTCCTCAACGCGGGCCTGCTGGTACTCGTCGTCTGTACGGCGGGCGTCGCGGCGTGGCGAAACCGGGACCGACGCGCCCCGCGTCGCCTCCCGCTCGTCGGCCGGTGGCGAAACCGGGAGGAGTCGTCGCTCGCGCCCGGAACCCGCGCCGAGACGGCGGCCACCGTGTTCATGGGCGTCTGTGTCGTCCTCGCGGCCGCCAGCGTCCCCGCCATGCTCCAGTTCGCCCCCGACGGTGGCGGGCACAGCGAGTACTACCTCGGGACGCGAGGGGCGGGCGGGGAACTCGTCGCCGAGGGCTATCCGAGCGAGATAACGCCCGCGGACGGCGAGCGCCTCCTCGTCGCCGTCGAGAACCACGGCGAGGAACCGCGGACGTACACCGTCCTCACGCGACTCCAGGAGGTCCGGACGGACGGCGACTCGACGAGGGTCGTCGACGAGTGTTCGATGGACGTGACGGGAGTGACGGTGCCCGCCGCCGACCAACGGGTTATCTCACAGGAACTCGACCCGTGTGCCTCGGGCGAGGGGCTCCGGGTGGCGTTCCTCTTCTACGAGAACGAGCGGTCGGCGGACGCGCCGGCTTCGGAGGCCGACGAGCGACTCCACGTCTGGGTGGACGCGACCCGGGCGCCGTGAGCGTGAAAGCCGAGATTTCGGCACGTGCCGCCGACCTGTATTTCGTGTCGTGTGGCGGTGAAACGTGGTTTGTCGTCGTTAACGGTCCGAGGGCGACGTATTACTTTCTTCGTGTCGCGGATAGCGGCCTGTCGCTGCCGGCGGGGACCCGTCGACGGGAACGAGGCAGGTACGGATGGACGACACCGACAGACTGCAAACGTTAGTGAGGAAGGGGTATCGAGAGCCGGGGAAGGTGCCGGGGTACCTCCTCGGACGGCTCTTCCCGGGGTCACGGTGGGGCCCGGGGTGGGTGCGCGAGGACGGCTACATCACGTTCCGGGAGGACTCGCTCACCGGTGGGTCACCCTCCCGTCCCGAGTTCAGCGCTCGCGTCTACCACGAGGCGACGCAGATAGAGCGACTGCTCGACGGCCGCGAGTACGACCGTGCGCTCGAAATCGGCTGCGGGTACGGCCGCCTCGTCGGTTGGGTCGCCAGTCACGCGGACGAGGCGGCCGCCATCGAACCGAACGCAGAGGCACTCGCCGCGGCCCGGCGGGCCTACCCGGAGGTCGACTTCGAGGTGGCGCTCGCCGACGACATCCCCTACCCCGACGACCACTTCGACCTCGTAGTGGCCTGGGCCGTCCTCGGCCACATCCCGCCGGGGACGATAGAGCGAGCAGCACGCGAGATACGCCGTGTCCTCCGAGACGACGGGACGCTGTTGCTCTGCGAGCGGACCTCCGGCGACTCGGCGTCGGGCGTCTGGGTGCGGTCGAGGGGGGACTACGAGGCGCTGTTCGACCCCTTTGCGGTGGTCGCCGCGGAGGAGCGCGCCGCCGAACCGTCCTTCGAGTACGCCCGGTACATGGAGACGATGCGTCTCGACGCGCCGCGCAGCTAACGGACCCGCCTCTCGGCGCCGTCGCGTCCGACGCCCGGCGGCCGCCCCGCCAGCGGACAGGGTAGCCGCCCCGGCGCGCGATAAAGTGACACATTACTAACCCCACGCTCGCGCAACCCGGTTGCCGATGCAGTCACGAGCGATTCCTCCCGACAGCGACGTCGTCTACGTCGGAAACACGGAGACGACCGCGACGGTGCTGCGGTCGCTCCTCGAACGCGACGTACCGATAGCGGAGGTGGTGACGCTCGACCCCGAACGCGCCGAGCGCTTCGACGTCTCCAGTTACGAGGACCCGACGCCGGTCGCGGCCGCCCACGACATCCCGGTGTACTACCCCGAAGCGTTCGGGATGGACACGGCGGCCGACCGGACGCACTTCGGCGAGCTCGCCCCGGACCTCGTGCTCGTGCCGGGGTGGCAGCGGCTCCTCCCCGCCGAGGTCCTGGCGTCGGCCGAGCACGGAGCGCTCGGGGCGCACGGGAGCGCCTTCGGCCTCCCGAGAGGGCGGGGACGCTCGCCGCTGAACTGGTCGCTCGTCGAGGGGCTCGACCGGTTCGTCCTCTCGGTGTTCCGCCTCGACGACGGCCCCGACTCGGGCGCCGTCGTCGCCAGCCGGACC
This genomic window contains:
- a CDS encoding DUF1616 domain-containing protein encodes the protein MSAGNSLVEYVRRATVGVPLDIAGGVGYALVCFGAVSVFGGAGSPVLLAAVLPLLLFVPGYMVVAALFPWRDGLADDGPSSDLPLGHRLFYSFTASLVVAPLFVNVLVYATGGLDRDVLNAGLLVLVVCTAGVAAWRNRDRRAPRRLPLVGRWRNREESSLAPGTRAETAATVFMGVCVVLAAASVPAMLQFAPDGGGHSEYYLGTRGAGGELVAEGYPSEITPADGERLLVAVENHGEEPRTYTVLTRLQEVRTDGDSTRVVDECSMDVTGVTVPAADQRVISQELDPCASGEGLRVAFLFYENERSADAPASEADERLHVWVDATRAP
- a CDS encoding class I SAM-dependent methyltransferase; this encodes MDDTDRLQTLVRKGYREPGKVPGYLLGRLFPGSRWGPGWVREDGYITFREDSLTGGSPSRPEFSARVYHEATQIERLLDGREYDRALEIGCGYGRLVGWVASHADEAAAIEPNAEALAAARRAYPEVDFEVALADDIPYPDDHFDLVVAWAVLGHIPPGTIERAAREIRRVLRDDGTLLLCERTSGDSASGVWVRSRGDYEALFDPFAVVAAEERAAEPSFEYARYMETMRLDAPRS
- a CDS encoding DegT/DnrJ/EryC1/StrS family aminotransferase, with translation MGRVPIAEPQIGREERERVAAVLESGMLADGPAVRAFEREFAAFCDAAHGVATSNGTTALHAALRALDVGEGSRVLTTPFSFVATANAARLVGARVGFVDIDPETYTIDPEALEACLRAGEEVTAVVAVHLYGLPAEMPRLLELAERYDFALVEDAAQAHGATVDGDPVGALGDVGCFSFYPTKNMTTGEGGMITTDRDDVAERAAAFVDHGRTSGYEHATVGHNFRMTSIAAAIGRVQLERLPGYTEARRRNAAVLTEALAGGPLDTPTVPAGRGHVFHQYTVRCDDRDALARFLDDRDIDARVYYPIPIHHQRPYRHVAASVPHADRAAETVLSLPVHPGVSTDTATRIAATVRAFVDAG